A genomic window from Erpetoichthys calabaricus chromosome 17, fErpCal1.3, whole genome shotgun sequence includes:
- the LOC114667333 gene encoding trafficking regulator of GLUT4 1-like isoform X2, whose translation MSKPYPDACPYPTAPAAWDPENKSNANIAPPAYQEPSAGGFGMGYQTGNPTVPQQNVYPPVPGQYGTNPMGHPSAVTVQPGVYITQVPLAQPEPDYLGYSIFTMLCCCLPIGIGALIYSIMTRDANNIGNLDLARKHSRTARILNHTALGIGICFVIIWIGIVIAINVIH comes from the exons ATGAGCAAGCCATACCCGGACGCCTGCCCGTATCCTACTGCCCCGGCGGCATGGGACCCGGAGAACAAATCCAATGCCAATATCGCACCTCCGGCTTATCAAGAACCATCTGCAGGGGGGTTCGGCATGGGATATCAAACAGGTAACCCTACAGTACCGCAGCAGAATGTTTACCCTCCAGTGCCAGGACAGTATGGTACGAACCCGATGGGCCATCCTTCAGCAGTTACCGTTCAACCAGGTGTCTACATAACTCAAGTCCCGCTGGCCCAACCGGAGCCTGACTACTTGGGGTACTCCATCTTCACCATGCTTTGCTGTTGTCTTCCAATCGGAATTGGTGCTCTTATCTACTCTATAATG ACCCGAGATGCCAACAACATTGGGAACCTGGACCTGGCAAGAAAGCACTCCCGAACTGCCCGTATTCTGAATCACACTGCCCTGGGCATCGGCATCTGCTTCGTCATCATTTGGATCGGCATTGTGATTGCAATAAATGTTATTCATTGA
- the LOC114667333 gene encoding proline-rich transmembrane protein 1-like isoform X1: MSKPYPDASPYPTAPAAWDPENKSSANIAPPPYQEPSAGDFGMGYQTGYPPQPPYHVYPPMPGQYGATPMGHPAAVTVQPGIYITQVPLTHPEPDYLGYSIFTMLCCCLPIGIAALIYSIMTRDANNIGNLDLARKHSRTARILNHTALGIGICFVIIWIGIVIAINVIH, from the exons ATGAGCAAGCCATACCCGGACGCCAGCCCGTATCCTACTGCCCCGGCGGCATGGGACCCGGAGAACAAATCCAGTGCCAATATCGCACCTCCGCCTTATCAGGAACCATCTGCAGGGGACTTCGGCATGGGATATCAAACAGGCTACCCTCCACAACCTCCGTATCATGTTTACCCTCCAATGCCAGGACAGTATGGTGCGACTCCGATGGGCCATCCGGCAGCGGTCACCGTTCAACCAGGTATCTACATAACTCAAGTACCGCTCACTCACCCGGAGCCTGACTACTTGGGGTACTCCATCTTCACTATGCTTTGCTGTTGTCTTCCGATCGGAATTGCTGCTCTTATCTACTCTATAATG ACCCGAGATGCCAACAACATTGGGAACCTGGACCTGGCAAGAAAGCACTCCCGAACTGCCCGTATTCTGAATCACACTGCCCTGGGCATCGGCATCTGCTTCGTCATCATTTGGATCGGCATTGTGATTGCAATAAATGTTATTCATTGA